Below is a genomic region from Pseudochaenichthys georgianus chromosome 13, fPseGeo1.2, whole genome shotgun sequence.
GATCAAGTGAGAGGTGTTGCTTCTATCTTACCTCAGTGTGTGGAACTGGCGGACAGTGAGCCTTTGGCCCTGCAGTCGGGAGGGGATGTTGTGATTGTGACAAAACAAGATTATTTCTAATAATCCACCCACCTCCTTTTCTGAAAATAATATACTGATCCTAGAAAAATATAAAACATGTACAGTATATTGGCCATTTAAGGACATGTCTGGCTTGTCAGGGGAAGTTCTGCTGTTATGGCTTTAGATTAGGGTATTTGGGCAGCCATCCATCCAAACAGCATGACTTTCTCAATGATGATTATTTGAAGAAAAGTTACatataaaatatgaaataaaataaatgcatcTTGTCAGCGCTGGGCatgccccagtgagatgatagtgaactgttcatgaacttgtatcagtgaaccatattcatgaacagctcataaacaactcataaacagctcataacaaagttgatgaactgttcatgaaagtgtcatgaacattaaatggcactagagCAGTTcactatcactatttgaagcagttcttgacactcagctgcacaaaaaatgttgttactggtcccaaaagcttgggtaccacaacAACAGTAAattatttctgtagaaaacagaaaagtgcagcagcaataattatacacagaatccggttgatcgtctggaatgcttcttattcaaaattcaaagtacacagttacattcaaatagctgaactttacaaacatcacatttctccatttaagttatctgtctgtcacagtcaattactgtatctcaaggagaaattcaacatagtcaatataaattattacattacattgcatttagctgacgcttttatccaaagcgacttacaataagtgcgttcgaccaacaaaatacaaacttgaagaaaacagaatcatataagtacatcaggtttcatagagcaaaaacatttcaagtgctactcaactggctttaggtaagccagtccataagtgctttgttaatagatctattgctcgaagtggagtcgaaagagatgagttttcagtctgcgccggaaggtgtgtaagcgttctgctgtcctgatgtcaatggggagctcattccaccatcttggagccaggatagcaaacccacgtgtttttgctgatgggaactgggGTCcacttcgcagcgagggtgcagcgagccgtttggttgatgcagagcggagtgcacgtgctggggtgtacggtttaatcatgtcctggatgtaggaagggccagatccattcgcagcatggtacgcaagtaccattgtcttgaagtggattctagaagttagcggaagccagtggagggagcggaggagcggcgtggtgtgagaacatttaggaaggttgaagaccagatgagccgctgcattctggatgagctgcagaggtcggatggcacatgcaggtagaccagccaggagggagttgcagtagtttaggcgtgagatgatgagagcctggaccagaacctgcgtggctttctgggtcagctggggacgtatcctcctgatgttgtaaagcgtgtatctgcagcagcgggttgtagcagctatgtttgcagtgaaggacaggttgttatctataaacacataacgctatcaaataatactttctatcaatatatctatctttaccaaatataacatattatggagatcacaaaaatacactgtcaatgttaataaacaaaaaacaaggcaatgtgcctgcaagactgcactcaggtaaacaaaacatattacccgtgcacagcagctaacctgcctgcgagccttcgctcaggtcacatttacccaggcgcggctgaagcccgcgaaaatggcatctattgttgccgacagtttagtatttttaaaataccgttactatgtcaaacatgctcaaaactttctgacacactctcctaaacatctccaacatcatatctaattcacaaaagttaacatcgatcatttttatcatgtactgacctgtagaaaacagaaaagtggagcagcaataattctacacaggatccggttgatcgtctggattgcttctgaggaaggggcggaagtgtcccccctaagataacccagatgtcaccgctcacctgccaaaggttccaccttggcgctacttactcgtactgcttctcaaacagtacagataaaccataaaatgatatgaatgtcaccaaaataaatacagataatgttcagtttcaaatttactattgttttgttttaagattaaaagttttaaaaaagaaagaaatgttcaaatagtagatgaatattcaagaggtctttaaaaacatcacactgatcatcaaaagttcataaaatgctcatgaatattccaaaatattctgaacttgccacaatcatccaaaattcatgaaatgctcatagtcatgaaaagttaatgaaatgctcatgcaaactttttggggttttaattataatgttgtgattggctggatcataaaaagttcataaattgctcatacaagtctgtcatgagcaaaacaggaactttatatgaatgaacaatgttcataacaatttcatgaactgctctttaaaatggttcatgagcattttaggaattttggttcatgaacatgacaagtgaacatataatgagttgttcatgaatgtttcacgagtgctcatgaacagctcataaagtcatgaactccatctcgcaggggtggGCATGCTCTCTCTCTAATAGCAAAGTGACGTATGGTAGAAGGAGGGAAGCGCCTGAAAAACCTTATAAAACAGTGAGAACACACAGTACAGTTTGCCCACTTGACGACAGTTGATGATGGAGATGTCTCTTATTGGTCTGATACTGTCTGTAGGTTTATGTGAGCTGAAGTCAGTTCTTGTTCTGAATAGTTTTGGGGATGGTGTTAAACAAGCGGCTGGGCTTACAGGGGATAGGACTGCTGCTGTGCTTAGCATTAATGCTTCATCTGTGACATGTAAGCTACAAGGTACCACTCGTCAACCTGCATTCTCTATGGACGGTGACTATGTCATTGGGGGTGTTTTCTCCATACACTATTACATGCACACAGTAAAGCATAACTACACCACCATTCCCGAGCCAATAAGCTGCGCAGGGAGGTTAGTACAGGGAGATTTTGGCTAGCATGTTTGTATTTACAGTATATTGATGTGTATATAGTGCATCTGTGTTGCAATGTACTGTGTTGTATGTAAAaactaaaaaaataataatcatttataaatatttttgttttttacatAATGTGGATTTATTTTTTCTATTTCATAAAAGGCAATAGTTTAACTGATGTATACATACTTAAACATTTGttgaatggagaaatgtgaaacTTATGATTTATTGGACCATTGAATCAATTCATCAAAGTTATTGTGAATATTGGATATCTAATCATGTGTTTGGGTTTTTGACAGATGCAATTCCCATAAAGCCTACAGAGATGCTATTAGTTATTATCCAGACCATATCTTTGAATTTCAGTCATCTTGTAGTCTATCACGTATTATTTTAAAATCTTAAAGTTTTAACATTAACACCGATGTCTGTGTGTAGCATCAACTCCCGTGGACTGCGCTCCTCACGTGCAATGGTTTTCGCCATCGAGCAGATTAACAACAGCACGGAGCTGCTTCCGGGGATCAAGCTTGGTTATGAGATCTATGACTCATGTGACTCGTTGTCCGTGGCGGTGCATGTTGCATTTCAGCTTTCTGGAGGACTGGACCCGGTGTTTAACACCGGCGACAAATGCTCAAAGTCTGGTATGGTGATGGGCGTCGTTGGTGCGTCTGAGTCCACGTCTACCATCAGTATGTTGCGCATCATCGGGCCCTTCAACATACCTCAAGTAAATATTAAGAATTTATTGCAAACTGTGTTTGAGTCCATTACTTGTTTTGCCTCTTTCCCGTTAAATAACTTGTTTTCTTTAGGTGAGCCACTTTGCCACGTGTGCATGCCTGTCTGATAAGCAGCAGTACCCGAGTTTCTTCAGAACAATCCCGAGTGATCAATTCCAGGCTGACGCGCTGGCCAAGCTGGTAAAACACTTTGGCTGGACTTGGATAGGTGCTGTCCGGTCGGATTCTGACTATGGCAACAATGGCATGGCATCTTTCCTGCATGCAGCACGTAAAGAGGGGATCTGTGTGGAATACTCCGAGTCTTTCTCTCGGACCCATCCACGTAGCCGGATCCAGAGAGTAGCTGACGTTATCCGCAGGTTTCTATATCACTGATTCTCCTTTAGTTCCCTGTGTCGACACTGAACTTCTGCACAGAAAAACCAAAACAAGTTCTTTAAGTGatggaacatgtttttattacaACAGAAAATGTGCCAATATATCTGTTTATCAtctgtcatgttttgtttttcttcatACTTATGATAATATTGTTATAAAAGACAATATTAGTCTTATATTATAACTATTGTTTTTATATGTCATTGAACGTCCCTCCAGGTCAACGGCTAAGGTTGTTGTGGCATTTATTCCCACTGGAGATATGAGAATTCTGCTGGAGGAGCTGTCACGCAAGCCTTCTCCACCTCGCCAGTGGATAGGTAGTGAGGCCTGGGTAACCGACCGAGACATGCTGAGGTTCAGCTTCCTTGCTGGAGCCATCGGATTTGGCATTGAAAAATCTGTCATCCCAGGTCTGAGGGACTTCTTGCTGGATCTCTCTCCCTCTAAAGTGGCTGAATCCCCATTGCTTACCATGTTCTGGGAGGAAGCATTCAACTGCAGGCTGGTAAAAAGTGAGAAAGTTGTGCCAATTTTATACATATATGATACTCACGGTAGTGTCTTGATTGTGTTAATTTTCTGTCTAAGTGAAGCTCCCTGAATTGATCAGCCTGTTAAAACCCCCAGATTTTGACTGAAaggaaaatgtaatatttgtaatgaaATACATGAGGTGGACATAAGGTGCATCTCTGTGAATGATCTCACAATGTGATGTTCAGGTCATGTTTATTAACAATGCTGTCtaatatattgtaaataacatacATGTACATTATTCTACTTGGGCTATTATGCATTGATTACTGACTGTTTATTTGTTTAGATGAAAGCTATTTATTCCTCTATGCACAACAATTTAGGGAAAGTCTCAAAAATGTTCATAAAATAAATGCTGAAAAAAAGAAATCACGCTCGAGAATATGTTTATCCAAAACATATAGTGCAGAGTTAaaatatatgtaaaaaaaatatatatataaattgtGGAATATATTTGTTGACATGTTACAGTCATTGTAAAATAAAGAAGATGAACTTTAAAAAGGAATGTAGTAAATGTATGCTTTATGAGAAGTAATATACAcggcattacatgttacttgttagacgcttttatccaaagcgacttacatacggTATATGTACATACATAATGTAGGTGagttaaagtacaagtatttaaaTGTAGAGGGACAGTATCAAAGTCCTGACTTCAAGAGTTCAGCAGTCGTATTGTGAGTTGAATCAAGCTGTGTAGGCCTGTTAGTGTGTTACCGTCTACCAGACAGCAGAGGACAGAACGTTTATTTCTAGTGTGATAAGGGTTTCTGATGATCCTGTACTGCTGGTTCTAGTGTCCATCATGCATCATTATAACAGGGCAAGTCAGTATTAAATAAAAGGAATACATATTTTGCCTAATACAATAAGTATTTGTCTGATGACTGATTTGTGTAAATATGAGCTGCTAAAATAAACTAATAACGTAAAAAACAGATAGACATGTCCGCAAAACAGTGATTTGAAATGTGATGTAAATCCTGCAATGCTTGTTTGGCAGGTTAaataacacaatacacacataaGAATGaattaatgtaatcatcatggCTAAAAACACCTCCCTCTGTCTCTGTGTTTTTAGGTGAAGCCAcagacaggagtgtgtgtgatgGAACTGAAGATATAAAGACGCTCCAGAGCTCATACACTGACACATCTCAACTTCGAATCACTAATATGGTGTACAAGGCTGTCTATGCAATAGCGCATGCCATTCATAACGCAGTGTGTCAGAAAACAGATTCTACTACACAGTGTGATAAGTTCACTAAGCTAGACGCCAAAGAGGTTAGTAAAAATAATGATGTTATTTTAAGCTGCACGTCTATGTTATCAAATGAATGCTTTTTTAacttttaaattatttatttgttcccCTTCACTGTCTTCCTTTACTTCATCCCTAGGTTCTTAATCAGTTGAAAAAAGTTAATTTTTCCCAAAATGGTTATGATGTGTCATTTGATGCCAATGGGGATCCTGTGGCCACATATGAGCTGGTAAACTGGCAAAGAAATGAGAGTGGCAGCATTGAGTTGGTGACTGTGGGGCAATACGATTCATCACTGCCGGTGGGCCAGGAGTTCCTTATCAACAGGAACCTCACCTGGGTGGAGGGTGGCACACAGGTGAGGAGCCCCAAAGCAATAGTTTAACATGCTACATTTTCATATCATCTCAAAGGGTATGATGTCTCATACCTCGGTACCTCATTAgcctcttaagccccacggacccgccgAAGGGGCCGAAATCACAACATCTGCAAGCAAAagtgtctgagggcttcttaagatTGAATGAATATTTcatgggaagaaactcagctaactgatttttttttttaacagaaacctcaaagctaacgctgagcctctgaattagccacgGGCAAACAAATATGAAGgccgttagcacagaactctagcTATACCAATCTATATACTtattggatctgcacaaacaagcttagaTAACATCCTCAGATTCCAGAGATTATAGAAATGTAaggatcatcactgagcgatcagaactcgggaagcaaatacagacaacacacgagtagctttaggtagcaaaacacggagatatactcaccttagctgttattctgatcaaaagtcatgttcaatgacattaaaacgagaaaaaacgcggctgaagtttaatccataggttatagcaatgtgtctgtcactttgaacaaattattgataatccataattccatttttatgcaaaaatcggagaagaaaaattagctgactaatggtagccaccagaggctagcgcagcttccggtttttctACGCGTCActatcactccttatttggtaacctgtgtgtgtatgtggaactttCCCTCGAATCCATTAGCTCTGACGGTtagagagatgtcaatcatcaaaatcccCAAAAGTGTTTtaattttgctaaatctctctaaaaaggtcaaatgtcacatgttttgcatcaatcttgatacagggtacttattatatgttgtactttggattcctaaagcttttagtctactaacccatcatccaagggtagttttcactataagtaaaacataatttgtggacggacactataatttac
It encodes:
- the LOC117457007 gene encoding extracellular calcium-sensing receptor-like, producing MDGDYVIGGVFSIHYYMHTVKHNYTTIPEPISCAGSINSRGLRSSRAMVFAIEQINNSTELLPGIKLGYEIYDSCDSLSVAVHVAFQLSGGLDPVFNTGDKCSKSGMVMGVVGASESTSTISMLRIIGPFNIPQVSHFATCACLSDKQQYPSFFRTIPSDQFQADALAKLVKHFGWTWIGAVRSDSDYGNNGMASFLHAARKEGICVEYSESFSRTHPRSRIQRVADVIRRSTAKVVVAFIPTGDMRILLEELSRKPSPPRQWIGSEAWVTDRDMLRFSFLAGAIGFGIEKSVIPGLRDFLLDLSPSKVAESPLLTMFWEEAFNCRLVKSEATDRSVCDGTEDIKTLQSSYTDTSQLRITNMVYKAVYAIAHAIHNAVCQKTDSTTQCDKFTKLDAKEVLNQLKKVNFSQNGYDVSFDANGDPVATYELVNWQRNESGSIELVTVGQYDSSLPVGQEFLINRNLTWVEGGTQVPVSVCTDSCPSGTRKVLQKGKPICCYDCTPCPEGEISNATDSFDCFPCPKEFWPNAERDTCLPKPVEFLSFNEPLGIVMAAFSIGGACLAIITAAVFYRHRSSPIVRANNSELSFLLLFSLTLCFLCSLTFIGAPSEWSCMLRHTAFGITFVLCMSCVLGKTIVVLTAFKATLPGSNLIKWFGPSQQRLTVVSFTFIQVLICTIWLVLSPPFPMKNLTTYKERIILECALGSALGFWAILGYIGLLAVFCFVLAVLARKLPINFNEAKLITFSMLIFCAVWITFIPAYVSSPGKYTVAVEIFAILASSFGLITCIFAPKCVIILFKPEKNTKKHLMSRGL